One window of the Candidatus Eremiobacterota bacterium genome contains the following:
- a CDS encoding tetratricopeptide repeat protein: MKRNRSSFLATLLVLLGLSGTAAWPMGITVTENPERAKFYYHYGEAYLQKGDYHKAADEYSKALRLWSAYHEAYYRRALCTIKQAGIEGKPIDRKAVRDLEKAMALKPGYHDALLLMATYCTAVMEPLEGLDGAVACCEKFLSLPALPDSSYEEKRTTAAALLATLKAMRNEGDKWRGALSRNPYDIRALSALGTLFTEQGFLNEARNCFDRVLRVQPGSGAALTGLLKADFARYASGKPGGGKEPQKGQGYWRRIIEISGERSPEYAEKNKNELQRIAGNCENILQKDQKCADAFLLIGLVHDEQGSDEKALSSFRSFLALKPQASDATRYAEKRTGGP, translated from the coding sequence ATGAAGAGAAATCGATCATCTTTCCTCGCCACACTTCTGGTATTGCTGGGATTATCAGGCACGGCTGCCTGGCCGATGGGAATCACCGTGACGGAGAACCCCGAAAGGGCAAAATTCTATTATCATTACGGCGAGGCGTATCTGCAGAAGGGCGATTACCACAAGGCGGCAGACGAATACTCAAAGGCACTCCGCCTCTGGTCGGCCTATCATGAGGCATATTACAGGCGGGCCTTATGCACGATAAAGCAGGCCGGCATCGAGGGGAAGCCCATTGACCGCAAGGCAGTGAGGGACCTGGAGAAAGCCATGGCTCTCAAGCCTGGCTACCACGATGCCCTGCTGCTGATGGCCACATACTGCACCGCCGTGATGGAGCCTCTTGAGGGGCTCGACGGGGCGGTGGCATGCTGCGAGAAATTCCTGTCCCTGCCGGCCCTTCCCGACTCCTCCTATGAGGAGAAGAGGACGACTGCCGCGGCGCTGCTGGCTACTCTCAAGGCCATGAGGAATGAAGGGGACAAGTGGCGGGGCGCCCTGTCGAGGAATCCCTATGATATAAGGGCGCTCAGCGCCCTGGGCACTCTCTTCACTGAGCAGGGCTTCCTTAATGAGGCAAGGAACTGCTTTGACAGGGTGCTCAGGGTGCAGCCCGGGAGCGGCGCAGCCCTCACAGGACTCTTGAAAGCAGATTTCGCCCGCTATGCCTCGGGGAAGCCGGGGGGGGGAAAAGAGCCGCAGAAAGGGCAGGGATACTGGAGAAGAATCATTGAGATTTCAGGAGAGAGGAGCCCGGAATATGCGGAAAAAAATAAGAACGAGCTTCAGAGGATCGCAGGGAACTGCGAAAATATCCTGCAGAAGGACCAAAAATGCGCCGACGCTTTTCTTCTCATTGGCCTCGTCCATGACGAGCAGGGAAGCGATGAAAAGGCACTCAGCTCCTTCAGAAGCTTCCTGGCACTGAAGCCCCAGGCTTCCGATGCGACGCGCTATGCGGAGAAGAGGACAGGCGGACCTTAA
- a CDS encoding ArsA family ATPase — protein MRIILYTGKGGVGKTTLSAATALRAASLGYRTLAISVDPAHSLSDSFEMDISGDPRQIGENLWGQEIVGQREVERNASVIMDFLKDFLSAAGMDEVVAEEIAVLPGMDEFYSLLAIRDYSRKKSFDVCIVDCAPSGSTLRLLSMPEVLNFYLRTIFPLQRTAVRIARPVAKSILKVPLPADNVFESIKTFYTQIGEMKDILTKPRSTIRLVMNAEKMVIEESQRTYTYLCLFGFNVDAVVVNRILPPLLREEYFEEWKRIQQVHLGTIREIFSPLPISEVPLKSTEVRGMKALAELAGSLYGENDPVQVLYKGRPFSIRKRGRATILSIELPFVSHDDLALSQKGDELIISVGGMKKVMVLPSRLEGKKVEGAKFNGNTLEIEFRGE, from the coding sequence ATGCGTATTATCCTTTATACCGGAAAAGGGGGCGTGGGGAAGACGACGCTCTCGGCTGCCACGGCGCTCAGGGCGGCTTCCCTGGGCTACCGGACCCTGGCCATCTCGGTGGACCCTGCACATTCGCTCTCGGACTCCTTTGAGATGGACATTTCAGGCGATCCGCGCCAGATAGGCGAGAATCTCTGGGGACAGGAGATCGTGGGGCAGCGCGAGGTGGAGAGGAACGCTTCGGTAATCATGGATTTTCTCAAGGACTTTCTCTCCGCCGCGGGCATGGACGAGGTCGTGGCCGAAGAGATCGCGGTCCTTCCGGGGATGGACGAGTTCTATTCCCTGCTGGCGATACGTGATTACTCCCGAAAGAAAAGCTTTGACGTGTGCATAGTTGACTGCGCGCCCTCGGGATCGACGCTCCGCCTGCTCTCCATGCCCGAGGTGCTGAATTTTTACCTCCGCACCATTTTCCCTCTCCAGAGGACGGCGGTGAGGATCGCACGGCCCGTGGCAAAGAGCATTCTCAAGGTGCCTCTCCCGGCCGACAACGTTTTTGAATCGATCAAAACCTTCTACACCCAGATAGGCGAGATGAAGGACATCCTGACGAAACCCCGTTCAACGATAAGGCTCGTGATGAACGCCGAGAAGATGGTCATCGAGGAGAGCCAGAGAACTTACACCTATCTCTGCCTTTTCGGCTTCAACGTCGATGCCGTCGTGGTGAACAGGATCCTTCCCCCTCTTCTCAGGGAGGAATACTTCGAGGAATGGAAGAGAATCCAGCAGGTCCACCTCGGGACCATCAGGGAGATTTTTTCGCCGCTCCCCATCTCCGAGGTCCCCCTGAAAAGCACCGAAGTGAGGGGGATGAAAGCTCTCGCGGAGCTTGCCGGATCGCTCTACGGCGAAAATGATCCGGTGCAGGTGCTCTATAAAGGCAGGCCTTTCAGCATAAGAAAGAGAGGCAGGGCCACAATACTCTCAATCGAGCTTCCCTTCGTCTCCCACGATGACCTTGCCCTCAGCCAGAAAGGCGACGAGCTCATCATCAGCGTGGGGGGAATGAAAAAGGTGATGGTCCTTCCCTCGCGCCTGGAGGGAAAGAAGGTGGAAGGGGCAAAGTTCAACGGGAACACCCTCGAGATTGAATTCAGGGGGGAGTGA
- a CDS encoding transporter: MARSIVLITLLLLACIGAAQGQNLYCGSGISASSTAQVLPHRSWQYFINYSKNDTGIDDFSFSPISGITYGLSPSCCVSVGFPYMIMIDGDTKAHGFKDMRGGFKYALTPREKDLKLTAVLGVKPQTTGNAQLSGNGATDYSGLLALTWDLPQWSFTANYGWDYWGPSGACPSSLTPFYSFMTTYIPDQKYTLAAEFYTQTPQKNCSFSTASGLNLMAGWHMDRQWEVNLGLSLGLNSQSTPRQYLISFSYTWGQEPAGRAGK; the protein is encoded by the coding sequence ATGGCACGAAGCATTGTTCTTATCACGCTTTTACTGCTTGCCTGCATCGGCGCGGCCCAGGGGCAGAATCTTTATTGCGGGTCAGGGATAAGCGCGTCGTCCACTGCCCAAGTCCTTCCGCACCGCTCGTGGCAGTATTTCATCAATTACTCGAAAAATGACACGGGGATTGACGACTTTTCCTTCAGCCCCATTTCTGGCATCACCTACGGCCTGTCGCCTTCATGCTGCGTTTCCGTGGGCTTTCCCTACATGATAATGATTGACGGAGATACCAAGGCTCATGGATTCAAGGACATGAGGGGAGGCTTCAAATATGCCCTTACGCCCCGGGAGAAGGACCTGAAGCTCACGGCCGTCCTGGGAGTGAAGCCCCAGACCACCGGCAATGCCCAGCTTTCGGGAAACGGCGCCACCGATTATTCCGGGCTTCTCGCCCTGACCTGGGACCTGCCGCAGTGGTCTTTCACGGCAAATTACGGGTGGGATTACTGGGGACCTTCGGGCGCCTGCCCCTCGAGTCTCACTCCTTTTTACAGCTTTATGACAACCTATATCCCCGACCAGAAATATACACTCGCCGCCGAGTTTTATACTCAGACGCCGCAGAAGAACTGCAGCTTCTCAACGGCAAGCGGCCTCAACCTGATGGCGGGATGGCACATGGACAGGCAGTGGGAAGTCAACCTGGGGCTGAGCCTGGGCCTCAACTCCCAGTCAACGCCCAGGCAGTACCTTATCAGCTTCAGTTACACCTGGGGACAGGAGCCCGCCGGCAGAGCAGGCAAGTAA